The following nucleotide sequence is from Halogeometricum borinquense DSM 11551.
AGCAATACCAACCGAAGTCAGCATGCAATCGCGCGCGTAGTCAAGCAATGCTGATCCCCGATCTAGACGTTGACATCCTCAATCTCTTCGTTGACGACGAAGCGGCCTTGCGGCGTGAGATCACACGGTAACTCCTCGTCTGTGATGAGGTCGTCGTCGAACAGTTCGGCGAGGCGGTGTTCGAGTTCGTCCTCCTCAAGGTCGAGCAGCGATGCGATATCGATCTCCGGGCCGGTCGAGTACAGGCCAACGAGTACTTCCAGCGTTTCCTCTTCGATTTCCACGTCGCGCACGTCGCTTTTGATCCAGTGGTAGATCAGGCGGAGGTAACGTCCGAGGATGTTCATCTTCCGACGCGACCCCATCGAAATCTCGGTGGTGACGGTCTGTCCGTTTTCGACGTGCTGAACCGAGAGGACGAGTCGCTTTTCGTCGTCAATCGTTCGTTCGATGACCTCGAAGAAGATGACTGACGCGAGGTCGATCTCGAACGGCTCATCGCTCTCTCCGAGAACGTCGTTGCCGGGGAAGACGACTGACTCGTAATCGAGGTGCAGGCCAGTTTCTCGCTTCGGCGTGTCCATGACTCGCCCACCGACTTTGGCGGGATGTTTGACGAGCGTCGTCGATCCGTTCAGCGCCGCGCGGAACAGTAACAGCGAGAACTTCTCGATGGTCTCCCGATCGCCCCCGATGACCGTCGTCCGACGCCGGTTACCGACGATATAACCGACCATCACGGTGTAGTCGAAGAACTCCTCTACTTCCGGCGGGACCTGTCCGACGGCAATGTCGAAGATGGAGGTGACGGGGACGACCGTCTTTGCCTTCGACGTGACGAGAATGAGCCGGTGCTCGCTCATCAGGACGCGGCCTTTCACCGGGTCGAAGGTCGCGTCTCCACCGGCGACGAAGTTCGCCACGAAATCGACGATAATGGATTCGCCGTTCTTCGATTTGCGAAGTCGCCGCTTCTTCTCGGCCTCAGTCTCCGGTTCCTCCTCCTCTCGTTTCTTCTGCCGGTACGCTTCGAGCAGCTCTTCGCTCTC
It contains:
- a CDS encoding CheF family chemotaxis protein, with product MLRTDGGTGGSPAEETAPTSAESEELLEAYRQKKREEEEPETEAEKKRRLRKSKNGESIIVDFVANFVAGGDATFDPVKGRVLMSEHRLILVTSKAKTVVPVTSIFDIAVGQVPPEVEEFFDYTVMVGYIVGNRRRTTVIGGDRETIEKFSLLLFRAALNGSTTLVKHPAKVGGRVMDTPKRETGLHLDYESVVFPGNDVLGESDEPFEIDLASVIFFEVIERTIDDEKRLVLSVQHVENGQTVTTEISMGSRRKMNILGRYLRLIYHWIKSDVRDVEIEEETLEVLVGLYSTGPEIDIASLLDLEEDELEHRLAELFDDDLITDEELPCDLTPQGRFVVNEEIEDVNV